Genomic segment of Arctopsyche grandis isolate Sample6627 chromosome 3, ASM5162203v2, whole genome shotgun sequence:
gaaaaaaatgaaaaactgaaaaaatgaaaaaaatgaaaaaactgaaaaaatgaaaaaaatgaaaaaaatgaaaaaactgaaaaaatgaaaaaaatgaaaaaactgaaaaaatgaaaaaaatgaaaaaaatgaaaaaactgaaaaaatgaaaaaaatgaaaaaactgaaaaaatgaaaaaaatgaaaaaaatgaaaaaactgaaaaaatgaaaaaaatgaaaaaactgaaaaaatgaaaaaaatgaaaaaaatgaaaaaactgaaaaaatgaaaaaaatgaaaaaactgaaaaaatgaaaaaaatgaaaaaactgaaaaaatgaaaaaaattaaaaaactgaaaaatatgaaaaaaaaaaaaaatttgttccccatactggttgatggttgatcgtccgtcacatacaaatatacaaatatacaaatatacaaatatacaaatatacaaatatacaaatatacaaatatatttagcgacagtccgtttttatatatagtatatagtattatataccccgtgggttccacatcagatgacggcttatccataaagctttttgccgggatggatttcattgtatgctggtcTAACAAATTCAAGGTAGATCGTTTCCAAGTCGATAAACATTCCCGTGATTGGGTTCCActgatttcaatgctattttcatagTATAGTGGATGTGGTGGAGGCATTTCAACAGCATTGTTATATGAAAGAGGTGGAAAAATGACTAGTGTGATCAAGGTAATGAATATTATGACaatgaacattttataaagttacatatgtagataataaatttaaaattcttttcttacagaaaatatacattcaatgtATAGGGAGAATAGGAGgcgccaaaattaaatttatagaaaatcccTTTACTGTAATAATCACAACTCCCCTAATGAAGAGAGACCAAaccataataacattatatttattgactcAACGTCATCCTGTGATTTGCAACAACACACTATAACTTTTGTTCTGACAGAAAGTATAGCCAGCGCTGTTCCATTAGCAGTTATCACTACTAAAGTCTAACAACTTTTGAGAATTTTTCAGCATTTGCTCTTTTGTAAGATTTCTGGGGAacataaatccaaaatatatagtGACTGCCGATTCTCATGCCGAACGCTTAGCTCTCACTAATGTTGTAAATACTTAGACTggtttaaacttttgttttccataaaaatattgtttatttatagttccaaactgactaaaatatcacgattagattataaccttgttttcacattgttctaccagaacttaaaattgatacataattttttttgtatatatgtatgtatcttcatattttttaaattatgtatatatgtttttaccttttctaaataattaatgttttacatatattgtttgtttataatgttttaccttcattacttatttatattgttaaaagcaatttttcttaagatgtgtaattctctgttattctcataattacatatatgacttaaatattaatcagctaatcactcaccatataaagtttatctcttttaattcaaataatttaatagttctaATCATTGTCTTTTACCTATTCTCTTGCGAAAAGTCCATTATCGATATTGTGTCTTAAAACTCATGAAAAGAATTCACCGAAGAACGGagacatctgatttttttttatttggtgattcttcaatgattcaatgttgaaatcacttatttcatgtgtcttttttgtgttttaaattaatgaatatatattttttgttacgaatgttttaaatgttattaaaattatattttaatgcttttatatgaataaatgctaTTCTGTTGCTTGAGTGGCCCGTATTTAAACCCAATTACCTGactcttatttcaatttaaaaccgaaAAATCAAGGTGGACGAGAAATGGTCaagcataaaaaaaaaaaaaaaatagccaatgTTTGGGAATTCCgagtcatattatatttacacgatcaatcataaattgggatttatttcagtgaattaagatttcgaaacatacttaagtaattataactctataaaattgcattatgatacagttattttctttcttaaatataacatgtaaattaaaaagcagaaataGTAGATTGTAAGCAGAATATACTACGATGACAATTCATATGTGTGTAGCGGCTGGCGAGCTTttcagaaataaaattattttgtggagcGAATAGCTTGTTACAGGGACGAGGAagagatgataaaaattataaccattattctcaaatgcttatattatattttccaaatagcagttttgtgtaaacaagatttaggtagacaagttttgaaaggagtatctatacaatcagaatgatatttgacagtttagatttgaataggatgtgtgattgtagagtgttgaaacaataaaggttttatttgtttattcaaGATATAGCCAAGcttaataactaattatattcaatcacacaaataataatgtattaatatatttatgtaaatgtaacccTCTGTGGTGACCGCCGGGGTTCTGGCAGTACCAATGCGATGCACGGTCAGTCACCGTTTTGCGGGAAGTATTCTCTTCGTCAGAATAAACAACACCGTCACTGTTGCACTCGCCTTCCCCCATACCTCTAATAAAATATCTTTCAGAGtatcatcaaatttataaaatactttaaCACGGATCTTATACTAATATACCTATTTATGTGCATCTAAGATACTCTTCGTGGCTCTATTCTGTAATTTTTGTAGCCTATCTTAGCCTAGCCTACAGAAAAGATCCACAACACATAAAATGTGGTCggacaattgcattatatatgataactgcctccaccacatccactatactatgaaaatagcattgaaatcacttggaaacgatccaccttgaatttgttagaccagcatacaatgaaatccatcccggcaaaaagctttatggataaaccgtcatctgatgtggaacccacggggttatgtttgtattctttagaaAAGTTGGACATGATAGAGGAGTTAGATGGTGTTCAGCTATATCAACGGATTCGAAGAAAAGTGTACACTGACTCATGAATGTGTTATATATGCCGCAGTACGGAGTACACACACGTgaaaacgtaaacaaatgtctgttagtgtgtgtgtgtgagctatCGACGCGACACCGGTGGCGAGTTGTAGTAATTACGTCAATTCGGATGGGAAACTTAGATATGCTTCCCGCGGTACATTTAGCGccgcggtgaattaagattaaaCTGTGATTTGACATTCGAtctgtcaaagtgaaatgaacgcaaaGGCTATTGCCAAGCTTCTCCGATGCGAGCGTCAGATGAGCTGACTCAGATGAGATGCCCGcgaactcctcgcgaagaccacaaccaacggccacggccacgacggcttttggctcgaacatatgtctaggcgataatcataaaaatttcgtaaataaaaagtattcgcaaataatttttttgtgtgaccaatttttaatttttgggtgtgaccggttttctcgtgaccgattttaggtgtgaccagttttctcgtgaccagttttagcgtgtgaccagttttagtatgtgaacagttttagtgtgacgggtgataacgtgtgaccggttcacatttgactagtagtccgtttagtACCGAACTAGTACCAAATTTAGACCAAAAACAGTTGCAAGGCGAAGGCGAGTCGTTGCTGTCGGAGTTGGTGGAGTgcagggacgatggagtgcaggctttgtcttggaccagctccggccgaatcttccgtctccatcttcagCTCCACACCaggtcctcatccagagcgtctggagcaacgcattcggacctgctgtcaaattcaggtcggtgctGCTTATAGGTTATAATATTCAGGTTATAATTATTGTGGTtaactcttctcaccgctcGATCCTACTTTTTTCATCTGCAGATTAAAAGAAACGATGGGTTTCCAGACGccgtgtgtctttcgtgtaaaaccaatctggaattattgatcagctttcgaaaggcttgttttcgaagcaacgaaaagtctcaactgaggttagatgattgcttgaagatcaagactgaagaagttttattggaagatttaatatgggacggTGAGCCTTCACTACCAACAATTCACCAaaagaatagtgaaatttgtctaaagcCATTTCCCAATAAATCCGAACTTGTGTTAAACAAAAGATCACATACAGGAGAAAAcctgttcaaatgtgatatttgtttaaaatcatttcttcgAAAAAGTACACTTGTCAGACATTTaaaaactcacacgggggaaaagccttacaagtgtgaaatatgtttaaaatcatttactgataaATATGCCCTCAAGCAACATATAacattgcatactgggataaaaccacacaaatgtgacatttgtttaaaatcattttctaataAATCTGACCTCAAGAAACATATAacattgcatactgggataaaaccacacaaatgtgacatttgtttaaaatcatttcttcgaaaaggtacacttgtcagacatttaaaaactcacacgggtgaaaagccgtacaagtgtgaaatttgtttaaaatcatttactgataaATATGCCCTCAAGCAACATATAacattgcatactgggataaaaccacacaaatgtgacatttgtttaaaatcattttctaataaatctgacctcaagaaacataaaaaattgcatactgggataaaaccacacaaatgtgacatttgtttaaaatcatttcttcgaaaaggtacacttgtcagacatttaaaaactcacacgggtgaaaagccgtacaagtgtgaaatttgtttaaaatcatttactgataaATATACCCTAAAGCAACATATAacattgcatactgggataaaaccacacaaatgtgacatttgtttaaaatcattttctgataAATCTGACctcaagaaacataaaaaattgcatactgggataaaaccacacaaatgtgacatttgtttaaaatcattttctgataAATCTGACctcaagaaacataaaaaattgcatactgggataaaaccacacaaatgtgacatttgtttaaaatcatttcttcaaaaaggtacacttgtcaaacatttaaaaactcacacgggtgaaaagccgtacaagtgtgaaatttgtttaaaatcatttactgttaAATATACCCTCAAGCAACATATAacattgcatactgggataaaaccacacaaatgtggcatttgtttaaaatcattttctcaaaaatctaacctcaAGCAACATAAAAGATTTCATGCTGagataaaactacacaaatgtgaaatttgtctaaaaccatttactgaaaaatctaaTCTCGACagacataaaaaatttcatgctgggataaaaccacacaaatgtgacatttgtttaaaatcatttgttattaaaaatgatcttgtgttacatttgagatctcacacgggggaaaagccttacaagtgtgaaatttgtctaaaatcattttcttataaatctaacctcaacaaacataaaaaattgcacagtgagataaaaccacataaatgtgacatttgtttaaaatcatatgttagtAAATATGATCTTGtgttacatttgagatctcacacgggggaaaagccttacaaatgtgaaatttgtctaaaatcattttcttataaatctaacctcaacaaacataaaaaattgcatggtgagataaaaccacataaatgtgacatttgtttaaaatcatatgttagtAAATATGATCTTGtgttacatttgagatctcacactggggaaaagccttacaagtgtgaaatttgtttaaaatcattttcttatAAATCTACCCTTAAGCAACAtataaaattgcatgctgggataaaaccacacaaatgtgacatttgtttaaaatcattttatctaaaatgtcatctcgagacacataaaaaattgcatgctgggataaatataaaaaaggaggtttgataaaaatagtgattatataaatatactgttaaaatttttacattttggcTGCATGCGTGCCATGGTGTTTCTGGTGCCCCCATCTCATGAAATTTCTTCTCATTGCAGTttacttaaataattttaagataaattataattgaaaattaaatacacagatcTATTAGTTTgcttacttgttttatttattttaaatgttataatttttatttattggatagTGCACTACCTttaatcggtttgagccgtcgaattcCCTGCGTATCCTATAAACTACGTCACTAAGTTTGGTCACTAT
This window contains:
- the LOC143909641 gene encoding uncharacterized protein LOC143909641; translation: MECRLCLGPAPAESSVSIFSSTPGPHPERLEQRIRTCCQIQIKRNDGFPDAVCLSCKTNLELLISFRKACFRSNEKSQLRLDDCLKIKTEEVLLEDLIWDGEPSLPTIHQKNSEICLKPFPNKSELVLNKRSHTGENLFKCDICLKSFLRKSTLVRHLKTHTGEKPYKCEICLKSFTDKYALKQHITLHTGIKPHKCDICLKSFSNKSDLKKHITLHTGIKPHKCDICLKSFLRKGTLVRHLKTHTGEKPYKCEICLKSFTDKYALKQHITLHTGIKPHKCDICLKSFSNKSDLKKHKKLHTGIKPHKCDICLKSFLRKGTLVRHLKTHTGEKPYKCEICLKSFTDKYTLKQHITLHTGIKPHKCDICLKSFSDKSDLKKHKKLHTGIKPHKCDICLKSFSDKSDLKKHKKLHTGIKPHKCDICLKSFLQKGTLVKHLKTHTGEKPYKCEICLKSFTVKYTLKQHITLHTGIKPHKCGICLKSFSQKSNLKQHKRFHAEIKLHKCEICLKPFTEKSNLDRHKKFHAGIKPHKCDICLKSFVIKNDLVLHLRSHTGEKPYKCEICLKSFSYKSNLNKHKKLHSEIKPHKCDICLKSYVSKYDLVLHLRSHTGEKPYKCEICLKSFSYKSNLNKHKKLHGEIKPHKCDICLKSYVSKYDLVLHLRSHTGEKPYKCEICLKSFSYKSTLKQHIKLHAGIKPHKCDICLKSFYLKCHLETHKKLHAGINIKKEV